One window of the Candidatus Saccharibacteria bacterium genome contains the following:
- a CDS encoding four helix bundle protein, producing MAIERERERERERERERERGSALRKVPIVNSVYHLYESFHDCLIAFPKSERYGLGATCQSEILELLRLSLRAAGSTKPSDKAAYIKEASVRLDSLRLLLNLCKDCKCVSNQTYQQLDSTCNEIGRMLGGWLKSITSSP from the coding sequence GTGGCTATCGAGAGAGAGAGAGAGAGAGAGAGAGAGAGAGAGAGAGAGAGAGAGAGAGGTTCCGCGCTGCGGAAAGTTCCCATTGTCAACAGCGTCTATCACCTATATGAATCCTTTCATGATTGTTTAATTGCATTTCCAAAATCAGAGCGCTACGGTCTCGGCGCGACGTGTCAGAGCGAAATACTTGAGCTCCTGCGACTGTCACTGCGAGCTGCTGGTAGCACTAAACCATCCGATAAGGCCGCTTATATCAAAGAAGCATCCGTACGGCTCGATAGCCTCCGCCTGCTCCTCAATCTGTGCAAAGACTGTAAATGCGTTTCTAACCAGACCTACCAGCAGCTTGACTCAACCTGCAACGAGATTGGACGCATGCTGGGAGGCTGGCTAAAATCTATCACGAGCAGTCCCTGA
- a CDS encoding group II intron reverse transcriptase domain-containing protein, with product MSAAWRKFSRGKKSRKDVALYQKYLQKNLADIHAPLSSGLYKHKSYQRFTIHDPKQRQIHKATVADRIVHQAVVTAIEPLFERRFIYDSYSCRVNKGAHAGVSRLKTFLAGTSKNDTKGVYALKCDVRKYFASIDHEILLGLIAHHIQDDATLELIRTIILSHGAETGKGIPLGNISSQLFANIYLHELDWFMKQSLGVKQYIRYCDDFVIVSSDRAYLESLITPIRNFLKTELQLDLHPSKVSIRSWRQGIDFLGYVLLPHATVVRTKTQKRVHSKVNADNYLSYLGVCSHANAYRLSQTIRNVVWADDSQQAQNHATKKAIGDLS from the coding sequence TTGTCAGCCGCATGGCGGAAGTTCTCGCGAGGTAAAAAATCGAGGAAAGATGTCGCCTTATACCAAAAGTATCTTCAAAAAAATCTCGCTGACATACATGCACCGCTTTCATCTGGTCTCTACAAGCATAAATCCTACCAACGATTCACCATACATGACCCAAAACAACGCCAGATACATAAAGCAACGGTAGCCGATAGAATTGTACATCAGGCAGTCGTTACGGCCATTGAACCACTCTTCGAGAGGCGATTTATATACGATAGCTACTCTTGTCGCGTCAATAAAGGTGCTCATGCTGGCGTGTCGCGCCTGAAAACTTTTCTTGCCGGTACAAGCAAAAATGACACAAAAGGAGTATATGCGCTCAAGTGCGATGTACGAAAATACTTTGCTTCGATTGACCACGAGATATTACTGGGCCTTATTGCTCACCATATTCAAGATGATGCAACTTTGGAGCTGATACGAACGATTATTCTGAGCCATGGTGCTGAAACCGGTAAAGGCATTCCGCTCGGCAATATTAGCAGCCAGTTGTTTGCGAACATATATCTCCATGAATTGGATTGGTTTATGAAACAAAGCCTTGGAGTTAAGCAATATATTCGCTACTGTGATGACTTTGTGATCGTCTCATCGGACAGAGCATACCTCGAAAGCCTCATTACACCCATTCGTAATTTTCTAAAAACCGAACTTCAACTTGATTTGCATCCATCAAAAGTGTCGATTCGATCATGGAGACAGGGCATAGATTTTCTTGGCTACGTCTTACTGCCACACGCCACCGTGGTCCGCACAAAAACACAAAAGAGAGTACATTCAAAAGTTAATGCCGACAATTACTTGTCTTACCTTGGGGTATGTTCTCATGCAAATGCCTATAGGCTCTCGCAAACTATCCGTAACGTAGTTTGGGCCGACGACTCACAGCAAGCGCAAAATCACGCGACCAAGAAAGCTATAGGTGATTTATCATAG